In the genome of Gemmatimonas sp. UBA7669, the window TGTGCCTCCTTCCCACGACCATCATCGCGCAGTCAGCTCCGGCGGCTGGCGCACAGCGCGCAGCGCGAACTGAACTGGCCGCGCGTTTACAACAGTTGGAAGGCCTCCTTGCATCGGCGACCAAGGCCGATCAACGCAGCAAGTTGCAAGCAGAGCAGACGGCCATTCGCGCTCGTCTTGAAAACGGCGACTTCAAGGTGGGCGACCGCTTCGTGATGACCGTGCGTTTCGATTCCGTGCGTGTGGATACGGCGTCCGTACGCGACAGTCTGGTTGTATCCATTCTTAACCTGCCCGACCTGCGCCTGCAGGGCGTGCTGCGTTCCGAACTGGACGAGAAACTCAACCAGCACGTTGCTCGCTTCATTCGCAATGCGTCGATACGCAGCAATGTGCTAACGCGCATTGCCGTGTTGGGTGCAGTGCGCGCACCTGGTTTCTACTATGCGTCGCCGGACAGGCCCGTGAGCGACATCCTCATGTTGGCCGGTGGCCCCGCTCCAGAGGCCAACCTGGGCAGATTCGAGCTGCGGCGCGGTACCACGACACTGGTAACCGGAAAGAAGTCGCGGGAGCTTCTTGAGTCGGGGCGTACGCTCGAGCAATTGGATGTGCAGAGTGGTGACGAGTTTCGCATCCCGATGAAGCGCAAGGTGAACTGGGGGCTCGTCATTCAGCTCTTCTTCATCGCCTCGTCGCTCTTCTTCGCGGTTTTTCAGTTCATGCAGTGGTACTACGGCCGCGAGGAGTGAGCCAATGCAGGCTCGCCCAACAGTCGATGTTTCGTACTGCCTAGTAGCGGTCTAGTGCGTGTCAAGTCCGCTCTGGCCGGCGCCGTCCTAAGTCTGCTATCGCGCCCCTGGGCCGCTCGGCTCGCAGTAGGCGCCATGTCGGATCGCCTGGCCGTACTCATGTTGCACCGTTTTGCGACCTGCCCGCAGCATACAAAGGGGCACAGCCCCACTGATCTCCGGTCTGTTCTTGCGCTGTTGCGGGCAAGTGGCGTCCGTCTGCTTTCGCTTGATGAG includes:
- a CDS encoding polysaccharide biosynthesis/export family protein produces the protein MAKHCAARQTFNLIAMRAIRFALFLCLLPTTIIAQSAPAAGAQRAARTELAARLQQLEGLLASATKADQRSKLQAEQTAIRARLENGDFKVGDRFVMTVRFDSVRVDTASVRDSLVVSILNLPDLRLQGVLRSELDEKLNQHVARFIRNASIRSNVLTRIAVLGAVRAPGFYYASPDRPVSDILMLAGGPAPEANLGRFELRRGTTTLVTGKKSRELLESGRTLEQLDVQSGDEFRIPMKRKVNWGLVIQLFFIASSLFFAVFQFMQWYYGREE